One window of Medicago truncatula cultivar Jemalong A17 chromosome 2, MtrunA17r5.0-ANR, whole genome shotgun sequence genomic DNA carries:
- the LOC25479566 gene encoding transcription factor bHLH18, translating to MEEINSTAMNVSSSSSWLSDLEMDEYNLFAKECNLNFLDTSVEDFLSHDITINVFQEQNKQQCLTSGSTSTTTLSNTFSDETKLDCFDFNIDKTIMEMKTIDHSDKINETFTQKRSSSFQVQIPSFDSPPNSPTTSSQQYPTLNSIQNERVSVSPTELENKNHSTKTSKTSKTKRSRANNGEDHIMAERKRREKLTQSFIALAALVPNLKKMDKFSVLVDTIKYMKELKKRLEVLEEQNKRIKTESHVILTKPDLCSEDDSSSFDEHNESVVGSIFQVEAKVLGKYMLIRIQCKEYKGLLVKIMVEIQRFQLCIVNSSVLPFGDSIFDITIIAQLGEGYNLSIKELVKNIRKEALKFMSSR from the exons ATGGAGGAAATCAACAGCACAGCTATGAACGTATCATCAAGCAGCAGCTGGTTATCGGATTTG GAAATGGACGAATACAATTTATTTGCTAAGGAATGCAACCTGAATTTCCTTGATACTAGTGTGGAAGATTTTCTTTCACATGACATAACTATTAATGTCttccaagaacaaaataaacaacaatGTTTAACTTCAGGGTCCACTTCCACAACTACTCTCAGCAACACATTTAGTGATGAAACAAAGTTGGATTGTTTTGACTTCAATATTGATAAGACTATTATGGagatgaaaacaattgatcaTAGTGACAAAATCAATGAAACCTTTACCCAAAAACGTTCTTCATCTTTTCAAGTTCAAATTCCATCTTTTGACAGCCCCCCAAATTCACCTACTACTAGTTCCCAACAATACCCTACCTTAAATTCAATACAAAATGAAAGAGTTTCAGTGTCTCCAACCGAATTGGAAAATAAGAATCATTCAACAAAAACCTCAAAAACCTCAAAAACCAAAAGGTCTCGTGCTAATAATGGTGAGGATCATATCATGGCAGAGAGAAAGCGAAGAGAGAAACTCACCCAAAGCTTCATTGCTCTTGCAGCTCTTGTTCCCAACCTTAAAAAG ATGGACAAATTTTCTGTATTAGTTGACACTATCAAATACATGAAAGAGCTTAAAAAGCGTTTGGAAGTTTTAGAAGAACAAAACAAGAGAATAAAAACAGAATCACATGTGATTCTGACCAAACCAGACCTTTGCAGCGAAGATGATTCCTCATCATTTGATGAGCACAATGAAAGTGTTGTTGGTTCAATATTTCAAGTGGAAGCAAAAGTGTTAGGGAAATATATGTTGATTCGGATCCAATGTAAAGAATACAAGGGGCTTTTAGTGAAAATTATGGTCGAGATCCAAAGATTTCAACTATGTATTGTCAACAGTAGTGTTTTACCCTTTGGAGATTCTATCTTCGATATTACTATCATTGCTCAG ttgGGTGAAGGCTACAACTTGAGCATAAAGGAACTTGTGAAGAACATACGCAAAGAAGCATTGAAGTTTATGTCATCACGATAA
- the LOC120578364 gene encoding uncharacterized protein, translated as MASVEKAQCIISVLNTYQEASGQIVNLDKSEVSYSRNVHNHEKEIICQRINIKTMNTYSRYLGLPVIFGRSKKEVFSFVQERVWKKIKGWKEKFFSRAGKETLIKAVAQAIPNYIMSYYKLLEGCCDAVEGMLAKFWWGSDEYKRKIHWMRWAGSEKLRRERAWALGLSLILTKLFLESNIGDLWLTIILLC; from the coding sequence ATGGCAAGTGTGGAGAAAGCTCAATGTATCATCTCTGTTCTCAATACTTACCAGGAGGCTTCAGGTCAAATTGTGAATTTGGACAAGTCTGAGGTTTCATATAGTCGTAATGTGCATAATCATGAAAAAGAAATCATTTGTCAAAGGATTAATATAAAGACTATGAATACCTATTCTAGATACCTAGGCTTGCCGGTGATTTTTGGTAGGTCTAAGAAAGAGGTTTTCTCCTTTGTCCAAGAGAGAGTGTGGAAGAAGATCAAAGGTTGGAAAGAGAAATTTTTCTCCCGTGCTGGGAAAGAAACTTTAATCAAAGCGGTTGCTCAGGCTATCCCAAATTACATCATGAGTTATTACAAGCTGCTAGAAGGTTGTTGTGATGCTGTGGAAGGAATGCTGGCCAAATTTTGGTGGGGTTCTGATGAATACAAGAGGAAAATTCACTGGATGAGATGGGCAGGCTCGGAGAAACTAAGAAGAGAGAGGGCTTGGGCTCTTGGTCTTTCATTGATTTTAACAAAGCTCTTCTTGGAAAGCAATATTGGAGACTTATGGTTGACAATAATTCTCTTATGTtag
- the LOC120578064 gene encoding uncharacterized protein encodes MASLNSFIAKKILSIPISFRLPHDKVTWQWEKSGEYSVTSGHHLLCENKSKEVVESSLMRGSDIWKQIWNFNGPRSVQNFLWRLASNSLPTRCNLSKNGITLDQTFPLCNSGLEDLNHLFLHCPAAKAVWFSSPLGIHIPPNSMCREWLELRLKKDDPLAVQFFGITLWRLWQGRNQLIFKNSPFDPALIAQSAVLLVEEFNLANRKAACQPISRVPTRWCPPQTGIVKINVDAGVFTDGSTGWGFVARDHQKGSNSRACV; translated from the exons ATGGCTTCATTGAACAGCTTCATTGCGAAGAAAATCCTTAGCATCCCAATCTCTTTTAGACTTCCTCATGACAAAGTTACGTGGCAATGGGAGAAATCAGGTGAATACTCAGTTACGTCAGGCCACCACTTACTGTGTGAGAACAAATCTAAAGAAGTGGTTGAATCCTCCTTAATGAGAGGATCTGATATTTGGAAGCAGATATGGAATTTCAATGGTCCCAGGAGCGTGCAAAATTTCCTTTGGCGGCTTGCTAGCAACAGTCTCCCTACCAGATGTAATCTCAGCAAAAATGGTATAACTCTGGACCAAACCTTCCCTCTTTGTAACTCTGGACTGGAAGATTTGAACCATCTCTTTTTGCACTGTCCGGCTGCGAAGGCTGTTTGGTTTTCATCTCCACTTGGAATTCATATTCCTCCCAACAGTATGTGTAGAGAGTGGCTGGAACTTCGGTTGAAGAAGGATGACCCTCTAGCTGTCCAGTTTTTTGGTATTACCCTTTGGCGGTTGTGGCAGGGAAGGAatcaattgatttttaaaaattcaccATTTGATCCTGCCTTAATTGCGCAGTCAGCAGTGCTGCTAGTTGAAGAGTTCAATTTGGCTAATAGGAAAGCAGCGTGTCAGCCAATCTCCCGCGTTCCCACTCGGTGGTGCCCTCCTCAGACCGGTATTGTCAAGATCAATGTGGATGCAGGAGTTTTCACTGATGGCAGCACAGGTTGGGGTTTTGTTGCTAGAGATCAC CAGAAGGGGAGCAATTCACGAGCCTGTGTATAG